Proteins from a genomic interval of Sphingobacterium sp. SYP-B4668:
- a CDS encoding RNA polymerase sigma factor, producing the protein MDSLYIDKVLLGDRHAFRYFITTYKDMAFSVALSLVKTEHLAEEVTQEAFLQAYLSLPNFKKQSKFSTWLYRIVVHCAYKTMQKKSIEMVSFEMENHDILFEEDAINNLLQVEQRQIINEALIRIPPNESLALRLFYLEELTIQELCEITGWTTANTKVLLFRARKSMYMTLNNLIKGTYYGT; encoded by the coding sequence ATGGATAGTCTTTACATCGACAAAGTTCTATTGGGAGACCGCCATGCTTTCAGGTATTTTATTACTACCTATAAAGACATGGCTTTCTCTGTTGCCTTGTCACTTGTAAAAACCGAACATCTAGCAGAAGAAGTAACTCAAGAAGCTTTTTTGCAAGCCTACCTATCCTTGCCAAACTTTAAAAAGCAATCCAAATTCAGCACCTGGCTATACCGTATAGTTGTACATTGTGCGTACAAGACCATGCAAAAAAAATCTATTGAAATGGTTTCTTTCGAAATGGAGAATCACGATATACTATTCGAAGAAGATGCCATAAACAACCTGCTACAAGTGGAACAACGACAAATCATAAATGAAGCACTCATTCGCATACCGCCAAATGAGAGTCTAGCCCTCCGACTGTTTTATCTCGAAGAGCTCACCATACAAGAACTATGCGAAATCACCGGTTGGACAACAGCCAATACGAAGGTACTATTATTTAGAGCGCGTAAAAGTATGTACATGACCCTAAATAATCTAATAAAAGGAACTTACTATGGAACATAA